Proteins from a single region of Companilactobacillus farciminis KCTC 3681 = DSM 20184:
- a CDS encoding GntR family transcriptional regulator, translated as MKIIINHSSMIPIYEQIIEQIKTLIRKGELKENDNLPSVRSLARESKVSALTVKKAYDQLDELGFTITIHGKGTYVTATNTDLLFEDQKKELEVDFEKAIQKGRSFGISDGDLKKMFELILED; from the coding sequence ATGAAAATTATTATCAATCACTCATCTATGATTCCAATTTATGAACAAATAATTGAACAAATCAAAACTTTAATTCGAAAAGGTGAGTTAAAGGAAAATGATAATCTTCCTTCAGTTCGGTCTTTGGCAAGAGAATCTAAGGTTAGCGCTTTAACTGTCAAGAAAGCGTACGATCAATTAGATGAACTAGGATTTACTATTACGATTCATGGCAAGGGAACGTATGTTACAGCAACTAACACTGATTTATTATTTGAAGATCAGAAAAAAGAGCTGGAAGTAGATTTTGAAAAGGCCATTCAAAAAGGCAGAAGTTTTGGAATTAGTGATGGCGATTTAAAAAAGATGTTCGAGTTAATTTTGGAGGATTAA
- a CDS encoding DegV family protein has protein sequence MEKIAVLVDSCCDLPKEYLKKTGIYELPMQIAYHDKTYLDRVDISAEEVYQNLPVEIPKTSLPSGESIQKTLDQIAEDGYTHIISISVSSGLSGTFNFLKVFLDDDDRFVSKYFDTKQVAIASGLIAIGAKNLIDEGKSFDEVAAAVEKMCQNAMVYFCIPTLTYLRAGGRISAVASAVGGMLKLAPIVTCTPEGTYTIAAKARGMKKGQKMMLGYAQDFINDGDKYLIGIGHGADEAGGQHMLDILHDNGIQGQQEFTEQVGPALGVHTGPGLIGVAVVKI, from the coding sequence ATGGAAAAGATTGCTGTATTGGTAGATTCTTGTTGTGATTTGCCTAAAGAATATCTCAAAAAAACTGGTATTTATGAATTGCCAATGCAAATTGCTTACCATGACAAAACTTATTTAGATCGAGTCGATATTTCGGCTGAAGAAGTTTACCAAAACTTACCCGTGGAAATTCCTAAGACTTCGTTGCCATCGGGAGAATCAATTCAAAAGACTTTGGATCAGATTGCTGAAGATGGCTATACACACATTATTTCTATTTCCGTTTCTTCAGGTTTGAGCGGAACGTTTAATTTTTTGAAAGTCTTCTTAGATGACGATGACCGCTTTGTTTCGAAGTACTTTGATACAAAACAAGTCGCCATTGCTTCTGGTTTGATTGCTATTGGTGCTAAGAACTTGATTGATGAAGGCAAGAGTTTTGATGAAGTAGCTGCTGCAGTTGAAAAGATGTGTCAAAATGCAATGGTCTACTTCTGTATTCCAACTTTGACTTATTTACGTGCCGGTGGTCGAATTAGTGCGGTCGCTTCTGCAGTTGGTGGAATGTTGAAATTAGCACCGATCGTCACTTGTACACCTGAAGGTACTTATACGATTGCTGCCAAAGCTCGTGGTATGAAAAAAGGTCAAAAGATGATGTTGGGTTACGCTCAAGATTTCATCAATGATGGTGATAAATATTTAATTGGTATTGGTCATGGAGCCGATGAAGCTGGTGGGCAACACATGTTGGATATTTTGCATGACAATGGAATTCAAGGCCAACAAGAATTTACTGAACAAGTTGGACCTGCTTTAGGAGTTCACACTGGACCTGGTTTGATAGGGGTCGCAGTAGTTAAAATATAA
- a CDS encoding DUF1836 domain-containing protein — translation MDELQDWLDKVEAYHLPRFEDLPELDLYRDQLLTLVDKYIEPIWLEDSPVVTTSMVNNYVKNGLLPHPEKKRYTREHLAYLIAITFLKQVVSINDIEEGLKVMTGLNGGIANAYDFFCDKQEIALRMLNHREENQVLSEKDQSSAYLMVEMVTMAFATRLITKKILMIENNSDEKS, via the coding sequence ATGGATGAATTACAAGATTGGTTAGACAAGGTGGAGGCTTATCATCTACCAAGATTTGAGGACTTACCAGAGTTGGATCTGTATCGTGATCAACTTCTGACACTCGTTGATAAATATATTGAGCCAATTTGGTTGGAGGATAGTCCAGTTGTCACCACATCGATGGTCAATAACTACGTCAAGAACGGGTTGTTACCTCATCCAGAGAAGAAACGATATACTCGTGAACATTTAGCATATTTGATTGCCATAACTTTTTTGAAACAAGTAGTTTCAATTAATGATATTGAAGAAGGCTTGAAGGTAATGACCGGTTTAAATGGCGGCATTGCCAACGCTTATGATTTCTTTTGTGACAAACAAGAAATAGCTTTGCGCATGTTGAATCATCGTGAAGAGAATCAGGTTTTATCTGAAAAGGATCAATCTTCAGCTTATTTGATGGTCGAAATGGTGACAATGGCTTTTGCTACGAGACTAATTACGAAGAAAATATTAATGATTGAAAATAATTCAGATGAAAAGAGTTAA
- a CDS encoding APC family permease, with product MTELDTKKRYISWPVLALMDFVTVVGFDDLTYNFQNQGMGVITSWIIMILMYVIPYSLMVGQLGSTFDDDGGGLTSWVRETSGEFLGYFAAWTYWAASIPYVVDTANTIAVALGWVFNGNANLQTQMSNSSFALFTLLIFVFFIIIQSRFEHSLEVLSTIGGIAMFGMTVLFVVMTVTALGMGGHIATKPLTVHTIVPTFNLHYLTTLGFLIFAINGAERIAPFVTKMRNPNRDFPKAMIMLSIMTGFLTIFGSFSLGVFFNAYHLPDDLKINGSYYAFQALGQRFHMGNTLMYVFAFTEIFYLAALLAVLLNAMTRMLISDTGNRYMPKFLRKTNSAGLPINGYILTVGLSAFIMFLGILLPNMKDIFNWLLNLNGIISPGVTCWIFWSFIKIRMNDDKYKSGYVYIKNKKLSLAVGWWCLILTGVATVAAVGPQDVPFGSTMWWYELVINFVAIIVLIGLGFVLPYITKRERRSQTGTAFTRIQRIGIWVAVLGTLVGDLYLGDVNFSRNIGYIILLTAAGLTLIVAMGWREHDLKESLE from the coding sequence ATGACAGAATTAGATACAAAGAAGAGATACATCAGCTGGCCAGTGTTGGCCCTTATGGATTTTGTAACCGTAGTTGGATTCGACGATCTGACCTACAATTTCCAGAATCAAGGGATGGGCGTTATTACGTCCTGGATCATTATGATTCTCATGTATGTTATTCCGTATTCGTTGATGGTTGGACAATTAGGGTCCACCTTTGATGATGACGGTGGAGGATTAACTTCATGGGTAAGAGAAACTAGTGGGGAGTTTTTGGGATATTTTGCTGCTTGGACTTATTGGGCCGCATCGATTCCGTACGTTGTTGATACCGCTAATACGATTGCGGTCGCGTTAGGTTGGGTCTTCAATGGAAATGCTAACTTACAGACACAAATGTCTAATAGCAGTTTTGCCTTGTTCACTTTGTTGATCTTTGTATTCTTTATAATCATTCAATCCCGTTTTGAACATTCGTTAGAAGTATTGAGTACGATTGGTGGAATTGCCATGTTCGGGATGACAGTTCTATTCGTAGTAATGACCGTCACTGCTTTAGGTATGGGTGGTCACATTGCGACTAAACCTTTAACCGTTCACACGATCGTACCGACTTTTAATTTACATTATTTGACGACTCTAGGGTTCTTAATTTTTGCCATCAATGGGGCAGAAAGAATTGCACCGTTCGTAACGAAGATGCGTAATCCTAATCGTGATTTTCCCAAAGCGATGATCATGTTGTCGATTATGACCGGATTTTTAACTATTTTTGGCTCATTTTCATTGGGAGTATTTTTCAATGCTTACCATTTGCCAGATGATTTAAAAATCAACGGATCATATTATGCTTTCCAAGCCTTAGGTCAAAGGTTCCACATGGGAAATACTTTGATGTACGTGTTTGCTTTTACTGAAATTTTCTATTTAGCTGCTTTGTTGGCCGTCTTGTTGAATGCAATGACGAGAATGTTGATTTCTGATACGGGTAATCGTTACATGCCTAAGTTTTTACGAAAGACTAATTCCGCTGGATTGCCAATTAATGGCTATATTTTAACAGTTGGGTTGAGTGCCTTTATTATGTTCTTAGGTATTTTGTTGCCTAACATGAAAGACATCTTCAATTGGCTGTTGAATTTAAACGGAATTATTTCACCGGGTGTAACTTGTTGGATCTTCTGGTCTTTCATTAAGATTAGAATGAATGACGATAAGTATAAATCGGGTTATGTTTACATTAAAAATAAAAAACTTTCGCTAGCCGTTGGTTGGTGGTGCTTGATCTTGACTGGAGTAGCAACTGTCGCTGCTGTCGGTCCACAAGATGTGCCATTTGGATCAACGATGTGGTGGTATGAGTTAGTTATCAATTTCGTAGCCATTATTGTTTTAATTGGTCTCGGTTTTGTACTACCATACATTACGAAGAGAGAAAGACGCAGTCAGACTGGAACTGCCTTTACAAGAATCCAACGTATCGGTATCTGGGTTGCCGTTCTAGGTACCTTAGTCGGAGATTTGTATTTGGGTGATGTTAATTTCAGTCGCAATATTGGTTATATCATTTTACTGACCGCTGCCGGTTTAACTCTAATAGTTGCCATGGGTTGGCGTGAGCATGATTTGAAGGAAAGTCTTGAATAG
- a CDS encoding IS3 family transposase has product MNKQHRHAYQAIKEVCQSHHGWETILLEYIGVSRQAYHKSINRKETVWEKQDRTLKKHVKRIYEEHNGSVGAGKILTHLIHENKLGFKLSLKRVRRVMNELNLVCKVRKKKINRKEKEEKYIQDNILDQNFKVTKPNEVWLTDSTQIEYGPNKRYKVRLSGILDLYGRFLLGYIITPTETAEAEMTMFEEVFKNEGDVHPMVHTDRGSAYVANSFNKLLAQHKVSRSMSRPGTPYDNSPMERWWNDFKLRWMDLHPTPATLEELKNLVKEGIDYFNNQDRSDKINGFTPAEYRNKAI; this is encoded by the coding sequence GTGAACAAACAGCATAGGCATGCTTACCAAGCGATAAAGGAAGTATGTCAAAGCCATCATGGATGGGAAACTATCCTATTAGAGTACATAGGTGTCAGTCGACAAGCCTATCACAAAAGCATTAATCGTAAAGAAACTGTCTGGGAAAAACAAGACAGAACTCTAAAAAAACATGTTAAGAGAATATATGAAGAACACAATGGAAGTGTTGGAGCAGGTAAAATACTTACTCATCTTATACACGAAAATAAACTAGGATTTAAATTATCATTAAAACGAGTAAGAAGAGTAATGAATGAATTGAATCTTGTTTGTAAAGTACGGAAGAAAAAGATAAATAGAAAAGAAAAAGAAGAAAAATATATTCAAGATAATATCTTAGATCAAAATTTTAAAGTTACTAAGCCAAATGAAGTTTGGCTAACAGATTCAACACAAATAGAATATGGACCAAATAAAAGATACAAAGTACGACTAAGTGGAATATTGGATCTTTATGGACGTTTTCTATTGGGATACATAATAACACCCACTGAGACGGCAGAAGCTGAAATGACCATGTTTGAAGAAGTATTTAAAAATGAAGGAGACGTGCACCCTATGGTCCATACGGACCGAGGGTCAGCTTATGTAGCTAACAGTTTTAATAAATTACTAGCACAACATAAAGTTTCTAGAAGTATGTCCAGACCAGGGACTCCTTATGATAATTCACCAATGGAACGCTGGTGGAACGATTTTAAATTACGTTGGATGGATCTTCATCCTACACCAGCTACGCTGGAAGAGTTGAAGAATCTAGTTAAAGAAGGAATAGATTACTTTAACAATCAAGATAGATCAGACAAAATAAATGGCTTTACTCCAGCGGAATACCGGAATAAAGCCATTTAA
- a CDS encoding helix-turn-helix domain-containing protein, producing MKIRRDFFMKKYESEFKIKIIKDYLKVKSEIIFTEYCRSIGVNPITARGWLTLFQAYGEKGLIPQVPKKYSYETKIQAVSAYLNGEGTLKEVSIKFKLRSSKQLRYWIIQYNNDKNLIKATPVRKKVVTMSKKTTLEERIEVVEYVTLQKHSYSEASEHFQVSYQQVRNWVLIVKKQGYSALADKRGRRGYVKEKSLTEVDKLKLENRQLKAELNKRNAIEAFEKKFEEIQRGE from the coding sequence ATGAAAATCAGAAGGGATTTTTTTATGAAGAAGTACGAATCAGAGTTCAAGATAAAAATAATTAAAGACTATTTGAAAGTAAAGTCAGAAATAATATTTACAGAATATTGCAGATCAATCGGAGTTAATCCTATTACTGCTAGAGGTTGGCTTACCTTATTTCAAGCATACGGTGAAAAGGGATTAATCCCTCAAGTTCCCAAGAAATATAGTTATGAGACTAAGATTCAAGCTGTCAGTGCTTATCTTAATGGCGAAGGGACTCTTAAAGAAGTATCTATAAAGTTTAAACTACGTTCTTCTAAACAATTGAGATATTGGATAATACAGTATAATAATGACAAGAATCTAATCAAGGCTACGCCTGTTAGAAAGAAGGTCGTTACAATGTCGAAGAAAACCACTCTTGAAGAAAGAATTGAAGTAGTTGAATACGTAACTCTTCAAAAACATTCATACTCTGAAGCTTCGGAACATTTTCAAGTTTCCTATCAACAAGTACGCAATTGGGTATTAATCGTGAAGAAACAAGGATACTCTGCCCTCGCTGATAAGCGAGGACGCAGAGGTTACGTCAAAGAAAAGAGTTTAACAGAAGTTGATAAATTAAAACTAGAAAATAGACAATTAAAGGCTGAATTAAATAAACGTAACGCTATAGAGGCTTTTGAAAAAAAATTCGAAGAAATCCAGCGTGGGGAGTGA
- a CDS encoding APC family permease, with amino-acid sequence MEELEPNKKYISWPVLALMDFVTVIGFDDLAYNFQSQGMGVITSWVIMLFLYVIPYSLMVGQLGSTFNKEGGGLTSWIRGTNGEFLGYFTAWTYWAASIPYVVDTANSLVVGLGWTFNGNASLQNHMSNGWFAFWTLVVFVVFIFTQSRFKHSLEVLSTIGGVAIFGLTVLFVFMTFAGLAMGGHIATQPFTIHTIIPKFNLHYLTTLGLLIYAMNGAELIAPFVTKMRHPNKEFPKAMIMLAAMTAFLTIFGSFSLGVFFNAYHLPKDLKMNGAYYAFQALGNQYHLGNTLLYIYALAEVFYLAALLAVLLDAMTRMLISDTGNRYMPQVLKKTNSVGLPVNGYLLTCGLSAFIMSLGIFLPSMNDIFNWLLNLNGIISPGVTCWVFFAFIKIRQDSEKYPSDYVFIKNDKTALTVGWWCLIVTAVATIFGIGPQDVVFASSTWWYELIINFVSIIVLVGLGLILPYVTRREERSTNGSAFTRLQWTGILAAIFLTIVGDLYLGGSHLTYNIHGIVALSVVGILLVILFGWKEHNLKVD; translated from the coding sequence ATGGAAGAACTAGAACCAAATAAGAAGTACATCTCCTGGCCAGTTTTGGCTTTGATGGACTTTGTTACCGTAATTGGCTTTGATGATTTAGCTTACAACTTTCAGAGTCAAGGGATGGGAGTTATCACATCCTGGGTTATCATGCTATTCTTGTACGTCATTCCTTATTCATTGATGGTGGGACAGTTGGGGTCTACCTTCAATAAGGAAGGTGGCGGTTTGACTTCTTGGATCAGAGGTACAAATGGTGAATTTTTGGGATATTTCACTGCTTGGACTTATTGGGCAGCCTCGATTCCTTACGTTGTCGATACTGCCAATTCGTTAGTCGTTGGTTTGGGCTGGACTTTTAATGGAAATGCTAGCTTGCAAAATCATATGTCTAACGGTTGGTTTGCTTTTTGGACTTTGGTAGTATTCGTGGTCTTTATTTTCACTCAATCACGCTTCAAACATTCATTGGAAGTCTTGAGTACGATCGGTGGGGTAGCGATTTTTGGATTGACGGTCTTATTCGTCTTCATGACTTTCGCCGGATTAGCTATGGGTGGACACATTGCCACTCAACCATTTACGATTCACACAATTATTCCGAAATTTAATTTGCATTACTTAACTACTTTGGGACTTTTGATCTATGCAATGAATGGAGCAGAATTGATTGCACCATTCGTTACGAAAATGCGTCATCCAAATAAAGAATTTCCTAAAGCAATGATTATGTTGGCTGCTATGACAGCTTTCTTGACTATTTTTGGATCATTCTCATTAGGTGTTTTCTTCAATGCCTATCATTTACCAAAAGACTTAAAGATGAACGGTGCCTATTATGCTTTCCAAGCCTTAGGTAATCAGTATCATCTCGGTAACACTTTGTTGTACATTTACGCTCTAGCAGAAGTATTTTATTTGGCTGCTTTGTTGGCTGTCTTGTTGGATGCCATGACGAGAATGTTGATTTCTGACACTGGTAATCGTTACATGCCACAAGTTTTGAAGAAAACTAATTCAGTTGGCTTACCAGTTAATGGATATTTGTTAACTTGTGGTTTAAGTGCCTTCATCATGTCACTAGGTATTTTCTTACCAAGTATGAACGATATTTTCAACTGGCTCTTAAACTTGAACGGAATTATTTCTCCAGGTGTAACTTGCTGGGTTTTCTTCGCTTTTATTAAGATTCGTCAAGATAGTGAAAAGTACCCATCAGATTACGTCTTTATCAAGAATGACAAAACTGCTTTGACAGTCGGTTGGTGGTGCTTGATCGTTACCGCCGTTGCGACAATTTTTGGTATCGGACCTCAAGATGTAGTTTTCGCTTCATCAACATGGTGGTATGAATTGATCATCAATTTTGTTTCTATCATCGTCTTGGTTGGGCTAGGTTTGATCTTGCCATACGTAACTCGCCGTGAAGAACGTAGTACTAATGGTTCAGCCTTCACTCGTTTACAATGGACAGGAATTTTGGCTGCAATCTTCTTAACGATTGTCGGTGATTTGTATTTAGGTGGTTCCCATCTTACTTACAATATTCACGGAATCGTAGCACTTAGTGTTGTAGGAATTTTGTTAGTCATCTTGTTTGGTTGGAAAGAACATAATTTGAAAGTTGACTAA
- a CDS encoding TetR/AcrR family transcriptional regulator, whose product MNENDRRTRRTQKLIRDNFIDLMEQKPINEITIQEITDKADINRRTFYLHFTDIYDLLSKTEDYVMNHFAQMLINFEAPTNNEVIGPEFFRTVMAYIGENQRMIGVLCQNPDSKLMQKLIELTITNGKKVIPFVHPENSDYILNYCCWGMVGVLHTALHQGKFDITKLSDLADNLLTSTLKADGIA is encoded by the coding sequence ATGAATGAAAATGATCGTCGGACTAGACGTACCCAAAAATTGATTCGAGATAACTTCATTGACTTGATGGAACAAAAACCGATCAACGAGATTACGATTCAAGAGATTACTGACAAGGCTGATATCAATCGACGGACATTTTATCTACATTTCACAGATATTTATGATCTGTTGAGTAAAACTGAAGATTACGTCATGAATCACTTTGCCCAGATGTTGATAAATTTTGAAGCACCAACGAATAATGAAGTTATTGGTCCAGAATTTTTCCGAACGGTTATGGCTTATATCGGTGAAAATCAAAGAATGATTGGCGTCTTGTGTCAAAATCCTGATTCGAAATTAATGCAAAAATTGATTGAATTGACGATTACTAATGGTAAAAAAGTTATTCCGTTCGTCCATCCGGAAAATAGCGATTATATTCTTAATTACTGTTGCTGGGGAATGGTTGGCGTTTTGCATACAGCTTTGCATCAAGGAAAGTTTGATATTACAAAGTTATCTGATTTAGCAGATAATTTATTGACCAGTACCTTAAAGGCTGATGGAATAGCATAA
- a CDS encoding ABC transporter permease, giving the protein MFLTLKELLHDKLKFSALGLIIFLIVFLVLFITGLASGLANDSGSAIKETNAQTFILQKGSESRLNRSELTEQDWQKFQDKYHNKAAKLSVSQMSIQQANNASKKTDIAYFIIDANSFLNPTTISGQKLKNTDNNQVVVSDKLKSSGYKLGDKFKDPATKTTFEIAGFTDNKAYSHTPVIYLNQKQAQKLSPNTNFNTIALKSKVSKKNGYQVISQQTLIDAIPGYSAEQGSLYLMIGFLYIISLFVLAVFFYIINLQKLSDFGTLKALGTKTSYLVKHVLSEMGILSLISIIVASGVTYGISLYMPASMPFSLGTTTLLGTGLLFLAITLISALLSLIKVVKVDPISAIGGNN; this is encoded by the coding sequence ATGTTTCTCACATTAAAAGAATTATTACACGATAAATTAAAATTTTCAGCTTTAGGACTCATCATTTTTCTAATTGTTTTCTTAGTTTTGTTCATTACTGGTCTAGCTAGTGGTCTTGCAAATGACTCTGGTTCAGCTATCAAAGAAACCAATGCTCAAACTTTTATTTTGCAAAAAGGCTCTGAATCTAGATTGAACCGCTCCGAATTAACTGAGCAAGATTGGCAAAAATTTCAAGATAAATACCACAATAAAGCTGCCAAATTGAGCGTCTCGCAAATGTCCATTCAACAAGCTAACAACGCTAGCAAAAAAACTGACATTGCCTATTTCATAATTGACGCTAATAGCTTTTTAAATCCCACGACTATCTCTGGTCAAAAATTAAAGAATACTGATAACAATCAAGTCGTCGTCAGTGATAAGTTAAAGTCTTCCGGCTACAAACTTGGCGATAAATTCAAAGACCCTGCTACTAAAACAACTTTTGAAATTGCTGGCTTTACTGATAACAAAGCCTATTCACACACACCCGTAATTTATCTCAACCAAAAACAAGCTCAAAAACTTTCACCAAATACTAATTTCAATACTATTGCTTTAAAGAGTAAAGTTTCTAAAAAAAACGGCTATCAAGTTATTAGTCAACAAACCTTAATCGATGCTATCCCCGGATACTCAGCTGAACAAGGCTCACTCTACTTAATGATTGGCTTTCTTTACATCATTTCCTTATTCGTCCTAGCTGTCTTCTTCTATATTATCAATTTACAAAAATTAAGCGACTTTGGAACTTTAAAAGCTCTTGGAACCAAAACTTCATATTTAGTTAAGCATGTCCTATCAGAAATGGGAATCCTTTCTCTTATTTCTATCATAGTTGCTTCAGGAGTCACTTACGGTATTTCACTTTACATGCCTGCTTCAATGCCATTTAGCTTGGGCACAACAACCTTGCTTGGTACTGGACTACTCTTTTTAGCCATCACTTTGATCAGCGCTTTACTATCATTAATCAAAGTTGTCAAAGTCGATCCAATTTCTGCAATCGGAGGTAATAACTAA
- a CDS encoding ABC transporter ATP-binding protein, with translation MPVLELKNIIKNYPDGQNINEVLKDVSFQVNQGEFAAIVGPSGAGKSTLLTIMGALLTPTSGQILLNGQDISQLSKKKQTEIRLNQIGFIFQNSDLIPYLKIKDQLQFIQKISSKKPVDAIEILDKLGLKSRLNSYPNVLSGGEKQRVAIARAFINQPDLILADEPTASLDSKRGHEVVSIIQQTVHQENKAAVMVTHDERVLDLVDTIWEIEDGKLKKVQ, from the coding sequence ATGCCAGTTTTAGAATTAAAAAATATCATCAAAAACTATCCCGATGGACAAAATATCAACGAAGTTTTAAAGGATGTCTCTTTTCAAGTCAATCAAGGAGAGTTCGCTGCCATCGTCGGTCCCAGTGGTGCTGGTAAAAGTACTTTACTGACAATCATGGGTGCCTTATTAACGCCTACTTCTGGACAAATCCTCTTAAATGGTCAAGACATCAGCCAATTATCCAAGAAAAAACAAACTGAGATTCGTCTCAATCAAATTGGTTTTATCTTCCAAAATTCTGACTTGATTCCTTATCTAAAAATAAAAGATCAACTACAATTCATTCAAAAAATCTCTTCCAAAAAGCCCGTCGACGCCATAGAAATTCTTGATAAACTAGGTTTAAAATCACGTCTCAACAGCTATCCAAATGTCCTATCTGGTGGCGAAAAACAAAGGGTTGCAATCGCTAGGGCCTTCATCAATCAACCAGACTTGATTTTAGCCGATGAACCAACTGCCAGTCTCGACTCCAAAAGAGGTCACGAAGTAGTTTCCATTATTCAACAGACTGTTCATCAAGAAAACAAAGCTGCCGTCATGGTAACCCATGATGAACGAGTGCTAGATTTAGTCGATACGATTTGGGAAATTGAAGACGGTAAGTTGAAAAAAGTTCAATAA
- a CDS encoding NAD-dependent epimerase/dehydratase family protein, which translates to MARKIVIFGANGFVGGEFAKQFIENGDSVTSVSRTGEPLGNESWYGKVDWKIGNALGTGFWENYLKDADVVVDTIGEYQESQNENLTFEKVNYQSALNIADAAEKNKVPVFVYISADDIPGANKRYISTKRDAEDNLNKRSFRTVIMRPATMVTDDDKVDSDSRYRSLPVSMVALAALDAVDNDKENVTLDVDDIDKL; encoded by the coding sequence ATGGCAAGAAAAATAGTAATTTTTGGTGCAAATGGATTCGTAGGTGGCGAATTCGCTAAACAATTTATTGAAAATGGAGATTCAGTTACTAGTGTTTCAAGAACTGGTGAACCTTTGGGCAATGAATCTTGGTATGGCAAAGTGGATTGGAAGATTGGTAATGCCTTGGGAACTGGCTTTTGGGAAAACTATTTGAAGGACGCCGATGTAGTTGTTGATACGATTGGTGAATATCAAGAGAGTCAAAATGAGAATTTAACTTTTGAAAAGGTCAATTATCAAAGTGCCTTAAATATTGCTGATGCAGCTGAAAAGAATAAAGTTCCAGTCTTCGTTTACATTTCAGCTGACGATATTCCTGGTGCAAATAAGCGTTATATCAGTACTAAACGTGATGCTGAAGACAACTTGAATAAGCGCAGTTTTAGAACGGTTATCATGAGACCAGCTACGATGGTAACGGATGACGATAAGGTTGATTCTGATTCTAGATACCGTAGTTTACCTGTTAGCATGGTAGCTTTAGCAGCTTTGGATGCTGTGGATAATGATAAAGAAAATGTCACTTTGGACGTTGATGATATTGATAAGTTGTAG